Proteins from a single region of Pseudomonas sp. 10S4:
- a CDS encoding cyanate transporter, giving the protein MENVRATTRPAFWLIASIILVALNLRPSMAAVGPLLSAIRGDIPLSFSTASLLTMLPVMAMGLAMFLGMRVAQRFGEHRTIVVSLLIIGVATVSRLYLDSTLELILSAVLAGVGIALIQAVMPALIKSRFSDNVSLFMGLYVTSIMGGAAIAASFSPFVLAQTGSWRMGLAIWALLALLALGFWFAQRSAIPKLPAAPQGRQESFVGNSRAWLLAIFFGLGTESYTCVLAWLAPYYVEKGWSEQNAGLLLGFLTAMEVISGLITPAIANRSQDKRLVLVVLLALIMAGFCGLILSPERFSLLWPCLLGLGIGGLFPMSLIVSLDHLDNPRRAGGLTAFVQGIGYLIAGLSPLIAGMIRDQLGSFEWAWWSLTAVMAVMIVMVLRFNPKRYAQHIQ; this is encoded by the coding sequence ATGGAAAACGTTCGCGCAACTACTCGTCCCGCATTCTGGTTAATAGCCAGCATCATTCTGGTCGCACTGAACCTGCGTCCGTCCATGGCCGCTGTCGGCCCCTTGCTGTCGGCGATTCGCGGGGATATCCCGCTGAGTTTCAGTACCGCGTCGCTGCTGACCATGCTGCCGGTCATGGCGATGGGCCTGGCAATGTTCCTCGGCATGCGTGTCGCCCAACGCTTCGGCGAACACCGCACCATCGTCGTGTCGTTGTTGATCATCGGCGTGGCCACGGTCTCGCGGTTGTACCTCGACAGCACCCTTGAATTGATCCTCAGCGCGGTGCTGGCCGGGGTCGGGATTGCCCTTATCCAAGCGGTGATGCCGGCACTGATCAAGTCGCGCTTCAGCGACAACGTCTCGCTGTTCATGGGTTTGTACGTCACCTCGATCATGGGCGGCGCGGCCATTGCGGCCTCGTTTTCGCCTTTCGTCCTGGCGCAGACCGGCAGTTGGCGCATGGGCCTGGCGATCTGGGCGTTGCTGGCACTGCTGGCCCTGGGCTTCTGGTTCGCCCAGCGTTCGGCCATCCCGAAATTGCCGGCGGCACCGCAGGGTCGCCAAGAGTCTTTCGTCGGTAACTCACGAGCCTGGTTGCTGGCGATTTTCTTCGGTTTGGGCACGGAGTCCTACACCTGCGTATTGGCCTGGCTCGCGCCGTATTACGTGGAAAAAGGCTGGAGCGAACAGAACGCAGGTCTGCTGCTGGGGTTTCTGACGGCCATGGAAGTGATCTCCGGGTTGATCACGCCCGCGATTGCCAACCGCAGCCAGGACAAACGTCTGGTGCTGGTGGTGCTGTTGGCGCTGATCATGGCCGGTTTCTGCGGCCTGATCCTCAGCCCGGAACGCTTCAGCCTGCTCTGGCCGTGCTTGCTGGGCCTGGGCATTGGCGGTCTGTTCCCGATGAGCCTGATCGTGTCCCTTGATCACCTCGACAACCCGCGCCGCGCCGGTGGCCTGACCGCTTTTGTCCAAGGCATCGGTTACTTGATCGCCGGGCTTTCACCGCTGATCGCCGGGATGATTCGCGACCAGTTGGGCAGCTTCGAATGGGCCTGGTGGTCACTCACGGCAGTGATGGCGGTGATGATCGTGATGGTGCTGCGTTTCAACCCGAAACGTTACGCGCAGCATATCCAATAG